The following coding sequences are from one Cercospora beticola chromosome 4, complete sequence window:
- a CDS encoding uncharacterized protein (antiSMASH:Cluster_7) encodes MIDHGKILCPASFVAKVHCEYRGERPANSAAASNEDGLRAENQAIRARLDRLEQAVFQAHHSTAASASASSVRGSSNGTPNIARTEAAQADEDSHWLESVGAPSDTILPRFADRVSIRLETLEQSLASSQQAQVCTISMPTYDLAMSFLDAYAKALDAMQHIVHIDSTRDAVNRAYSDLEAGREVDPGILCLILGICACLTFYWSTTGRSWGTELFHELEPAHKAAAHWAEQGLYAMQQMHLATASYTIESVQGMIMLTFLFYHIEGFTARVGLMHSSAITMARSLGLHRTDSPQAATANLSQAETITKEVQRKVWWHLACTDWLLAFMGGPQEGTYTIRTMHVNPLEISTRKISTQEGQSSLDL; translated from the exons ATGATCGACCACGGCAAGATCCTGTGTCCTGCCAGCTTTGTCGCA AAGGTTCATTGCGAGTACCGGGGCGAGAGACCGGCAAACTCCGCAGCGGCTTCCAACGAAGATGGCCTTCGAGCTGAAAATCAGGCTATCAGAGCTCGACTCGACCGTCTCGAGCAAGCGGTATTCCAAGCCCATCACTCCACAGCTGCGTCAGCTTCCGCGAGCTCCGTCCGGGGCTCCTCAAATGGCACGCCCAACATAGCAAGAACGGAGGCTGCTCAGGCAGACGAAGACTCCCACTGGCTCGAATCTGTGGGCGCGCCATCCGATACCATTTTGCCGCGCTTCGCCGACCGTGTTTCAATCCGACTCGAAACACTGGAACAATCTCTAGCATCTAGCCAACAGGCTCAGGTCTGCACTATAAGTATGCCTACCTATGATCTAGCAATGAGTTTCCTCGATGCATACGCAAAGGCGCTAGATGCTATGCAACACATTGTACACATTGACAGCACTCGTGATGCGGTCAATCGGGCTTACAGTGATCTGGAAGCCGGGCGTGAAGTTGATCCAGGAATACTCTGCCTTATTCTGGGGATTTGTGCTTGCCTGACATTCTACTGGTCTACCACGGGCCGATCTTGGGGCACTGAACTGTTCCACGAATTGGAGCCAGCTCACAAGGCGGCTGCTCACTGGGCAGAGCAAGGACTATATGCGATGCAGCAGATGCATCTCGCGACTGCCTCGTACACTATCGAAAGCGTCCAAGGCATGATCATGCTGACATTCCTCTTCTATCATATAGAGGGGTTCACAGCACGAGTTGGGCTAATGCACTCTTCTGCGATAACCATGGCTCGCTCTCTTGGCCTTCACAGGACTGACAGCCCTCAAGCAGCGACTGCGAATTTGAGTCAAGCAGAAACCATCACCAAAGAAGTGCAACGAAAGGTCTGGTGGCACTTGGCGTGCACAGACTGGCTTCTAGCATTCATGGGAGGCCCTCAAGAGGGCACATATACCATCCGCACCATGCATGTGAACCCCCTCGAAATCTCAACCCGGAAGATCTCAACACAAGAGGGTCAGAGTTCGCTCGACCTTTGA
- a CDS encoding uncharacterized protein (antiSMASH:Cluster_7), with protein sequence MSYYLQRIRLATTCREIADDLWTKLQFTDPSDIDPQTILALDLKFESQTRELPHFMRLDTSLAQLKESYGEHAATAMDAQRLLIHLMLNTRRCKLHMPFLVRVKTHPCFAASRAAGLQAARTVFEARRHAIQNDKSLVAQKLRLGGLLQHLFLATIVLVMDLCINRDEINGATLVEVRESLQIMDDAKESSPIGRRFHESLLNVLRKHNVVLPNTTQQAHSLGPTETAANGSNGISVDLPNGFPGMEANDIDFDSMWQDFMNAGPTLDAQTWDAILSDLDMQPI encoded by the exons ATGTCTTACTACCTCCAGAGGATTCGGCTTGCGACCACTTGCCGCGAAATTGCAGACGATCTATGGACCAAACTCCAGTTTACCGATCCCAGCGACATTGACCCTCAGACGATACTCGCTCTTGACCTGAAATTTGAATCTCAGACACGTGAACTTCCACATTTCATGCGTCTGGACACTTCATTAGCACAGCTGAAGGAATCATACGGAGAGCACGCGGCAACAGCAATGGACGCTCAGCGATTGCTGATACATTTGATGCTTAATACAAGACGCTGCAAGCTGCACATGCCTTTTCTTGTTAGAGTGAAAACGCATCCGTGTTTTGCAGCATCTCGTGCTGCCGGTTTGCAGGCTGCGCGTACCGTATTTGAGGCTCGTCGGCACGCCATACAGAACGACAAGTCACTGGTAGCACAGAAATTACGACTTGGTGGCCTACTACAG CATCTCTTCCTTGCCACAATCGTGCTAGTGATGGACCTGTGCATCAACAGGGATGAGATCAATGGCGCAACACTCGTAGAGGTGCGCGAGAGTCTCCAGATAATGGACGACGCAAAAGAGTCCTCGCCCATAGGCCGACGCTTTCACGAATCTCTCCTAAACGTACTCCGGAAACACAATGTGGTCTTGCCCAACACAACTCAACAAGCCCACAGTCTCGGACCTACCGAGACAGCTGCCAACGGCTCCAACGGCATATCTGTTGACCTTCCCAACGGGTTCCCAGGTATGGAAGCCAATGATATCGATTTCGACAGCATGTGGCAAGACTTTATGAATGCTGGCCCGACGCTCGACGCTCAGACCTGGGATGCTATCCTATCCGACCTCGACATGCAGCCGATATGA
- a CDS encoding uncharacterized protein (antiSMASH:Cluster_7~SMCOG1137:Major facilitator superfamily MFS 1) → MDAEHSDSTTKDVKMSDSVDTSRNNSAVHSESHKSEVSWRSVSALCGSALAYFITVGFINAYGVFQQYYTAHYLPTYSNFQISWIGAFANFMVFACAVPAGILADRFGPTIPILIGCILEAVAIFMISLCREYYQFFLAQAVLLGVGMSFIAIPTSTIVPLYFERNRGLAQGLSIAGSSLGGIVWPITLDQMLNKDNLSFGWTMRIIGFVLLPLMAIVLLTVRKPISTKTETDPVDAAAEQEKGEADTTKKAKKDLTPLKQPPFILLCIGLAIAYFGFFTPLYYIPVYAATSLRKSEDFAFHLVSILNAASMCGRVIPGFLADHYLGHFNTLAISATISGVVTFCWTTATSSAGLVVWVVAYGFTSGAILSLQLACATVLTTERPELRGTAVGLTLASVSLTGLFGPPIAGELVERGYFALAAFAGAALLAGGVSLGMARWTKKAGLWVKV, encoded by the exons ATGGACGCCGAACACAGCGACTCAACGACCAAGGACGTCAAAATGTCCGACAGTGTCGACACATCTCGGAACAACAGCGCAGTACACTCGGAGAGTCACAAGTCAGAAGTCAG TTGGCGCTCAGTGTCGGCATTGTGCGGCAGCGCATTGGCGTATTTCATCACTGTCGGCTTCATCAACGCATATGGCGTCTTCCAGCAG TACTACACCGCCCACTATCTGCCAACATACAGCAACTTCCAGATCTCATGGATAGGTGCATTCGCCAACTTCATGGTCTTCGCATGCGCAGTTCCCGCAGGAATTCTCGCAGATCGATTCGGGCCGACGATTCCAATCCTCATCGGATGTATTCTCGAAGCCGTGGCCATCTTCATGATTTCGCTCTGTCGGGAGTACTACCAATTCTTCCTTGCACAAGCCGTCCTCCTCGGCGTTGGAATGTCATTCATTGCAATCCCAACATCAACGATCGTACCATTGTACTTCGAGCGCAACCGAGGTCTGGCACAAGGTCTCTCAATAGCCGGATCGAGTCTGGGTGGCATCGTTTGGCCTATCACCTTGGACCAGATGCTCAATAAAGATAACTTGTCCTTCGGCTGGACGATGCGAATTATCGGATTCGTTTTGCTTCCTTTGATGGCAATTGTCCTGCTCACTGTGCGCAAGCCGATTTCAACCAAGACCGAAACGGATCCTGtcgacgccgccgccgaacAAGAGAAAGGAGAAGCCGATACGAccaagaaagccaagaaagATCTCACCCCTCTCAAACAACCACccttcatcctcctctgcaTCGGCCTCGCAATCGCCTACTTTGGCTTCTTCACCCCTCTCTACTACATCCCAGTCTACGCCGCCACCTCGCTCCGCAAATCGGAGGATTTCGCCTTCCACCTCGTTTCCATCCTCAATGCAGCTTCGATGTGTGGTCGAGTCATCCCCGGGTTCCTCGCAGATCACTATCTCGGTCACTTCAACACTCTCGCCATATCTGCGACCATCTCGGGAGTTGTGACGTTCTGCTGGACCACGGCGACAAGTTCTGCGGGACTTGTAGTTTGGGTAGTCGCGTATGGGTTTACGTCCGGGGCAATTTTGAGCTTACAGTTGGCTTGTGCGACGGTTTTGACGACGGAGAGGCCGGAGTTGAGGGGGACTGCGGTTGGGTTGACGTTGGCGAGTGTCAGTCTTACGGGACTGTTTGGGCCGCCGATTGCGGGAGAGTTGGTCGAGAGGGGATACTTTGCGCTGGCAGCTTTCGCGGGTGCGGCCTTGCTAGCTGGTGGAGTGTCGTTGGGTATGGCGAGgtggacgaagaaggctggGCTGTGGGTGAAGGTCTGA